One stretch of Hevea brasiliensis isolate MT/VB/25A 57/8 chromosome 12, ASM3005281v1, whole genome shotgun sequence DNA includes these proteins:
- the LOC110639970 gene encoding zinc finger protein ZAT10, protein MALEALNSPTTAAPSSQFEDSSSLNHLREPWAKGKRSKRPHHQPTEEEYLALCLVMLARGTTASTSASTVPHRHRSPTPSPQLQGSTNSEEQKSSYKCTVCNKSFSSYQALGGHKASHRKLAGGEDQTISTTTTTSATAAVSNGSGKTHECSICHKTFPTGQALGGHKRCHYEGGAEKSGVTSTSEGVGSTNTHSLSQSHRGFDLNVPALPEFAADFFISGEDEVMSPLPAKKPRLLAAPKIEVAQN, encoded by the coding sequence ATGGCACTAGAAGCGCTCAACTCTCCAACCACAGCAGCTCCATCTTCTCAATTTGAGGATTCCAGCAGTCTTAACCATCTCCGTGAGCCATGGGCCAAGGGCAAGCGCTCCAAGCGTCCTCACCACCAACCCACCGAGGAAGAGTATCTCGCTCTCTGCCTCGTTATGCTAGCTCGCGGCACCACTGCTTCAACCTCTGCCTCCACCGTCCCACACCGCCACCGCTCCCCTACTCCATCTCCTCAGCTCCAGGGTTCCACAAATTCAGAGGAGCAGAAATCTAGCTATAAGTGTACGGTATGCAACAAGTCATTTTCTTCTTACCAAGCCTTAGGTGGTCATAAGGCAAGTCACAGGAAACTCGCAGGAGGCGAAGACCAAACAATTTCAACAACCACAACTACCTCCGCCACCGCCGCCGTTTCTAACGGAAGTGGTAAGACTCACGAGTGCTCCATCTGCCACAAGACTTTCCCAACAGGACAGGCCTTGGGCGGCCACAAGAGGTGTCACTACGAAGGCGGTGCAGAAAAGAGCGGGGTGACTTCCACCTCTGAAGGTGTCGGGTCAACCAACACACACAGCCTCAGCCAGAGccatcgtggctttgatcttaaCGTACCAGCCTTGCCGGAGTTCGCAGCTGATTTCTTTATCTCCGGTGAAGACGAAGTTATGAGCCCACTACCAGCTAAAAAACCCCGTCTCTTGGCGGCACCCAAAATCGAAGTCGCCCAAAATTAA
- the LOC110639979 gene encoding adenine phosphoribosyltransferase 3 isoform X1, with the protein MLQSLLLRASNSISLPLPNRHQLSPSPKPLSAWIDAAPSAGQSPSNYRSALPSLRCTAAGGAGSELQPLQNQGMAAQDEKDPRIARISSSIRIIPDFPKKGILFQDITTLLLDTKAFKDTIDLFVDRYKGKNISVVAGIEARGFIFGPPIALAIGAKFVPLRKPKKLPGEVISEEYSLEYGKDVIEMHVGAVQAGERALVIDDLIATGGTLCAAIRLLERVGVHVVECACVIELPELKGRERLEDKPLFVLISG; encoded by the exons ATGCTACAGAGTCTGCTTCTCCGTGCTTCTAATTCTATCTCGCTACCGTTGCCTAACCGTCACCAACTCTCTCCGTCTCCAAAACCACTCTCTGCTTGGATAGACGCAGCTCCCTCTGCTGGACAATCGCCCTCCAATTATCGATCTGCACTCCCTTCTCTCCGCTGTACTGCTGCTGGTGGAG CAGGAAGTGAGTTGCAGCCGCTACAAAATCAGGGAATGGCCGCTCAAGACGAGAAAGATCCTCGAATAGCGAGGATTTCCTCTTCAATCAGGATCATCCCTGACTTCCCCAAAAAAG GGATTTTGTTTCAGGATATAACTACGTTGCTTCTGGATACTAAGGCGTTCAAGGACACGATAGATTTGTTCGTTGACAGATACAAAGGGAAAAACATCTCCGTCGTTGCAG GTATTGAAGCAAGGGGTTTTATATTTGGCCCTCCGATTGCATTGGCAATTGGTGCAAAATTTGTGCCCTTGAGGAAACCTAAGAAGTTGCCTG GGGAGGTTATTTCAGAGGAGTACTCATTGGAATATGGAAAAGATGTAATCGAGATGCATGTAGGTGCTGTACAAGCAGGAGAACGGGCATTGGTAATAGATGATCTCATTGCAACTGGAGGGACATTATGTGCAGCAATCAGGCTACTTG AGCGTGTTGGGGTACATGTTGTCGAATgtgcttgtgtcattgaattgccAGAGCTGAAG GGCAGGGAACGGTTAGAAGACAAACCACTGTTTGTTCTCATAAGCGGTTAG
- the LOC110639979 gene encoding adenine phosphoribosyltransferase 3 isoform X3, which translates to MLQSLLLRASNSISLPLPNRHQLSPSPKPLSAWIDAAPSAGQSPSNYRSALPSLRCTAAGGGSELQPLQNQGMAAQDEKDPRIARISSSIRIIPDFPKKGILFQDITTLLLDTKAFKDTIDLFVDRYKGKNISVVAGIEARGFIFGPPIALAIGAKFVPLRKPKKLPGEVISEEYSLEYGKDVIEMHVGAVQAGERALVIDDLIATGGTLCAAIRLLERVGVHVVECACVIELPELKGRERLEDKPLFVLISG; encoded by the exons ATGCTACAGAGTCTGCTTCTCCGTGCTTCTAATTCTATCTCGCTACCGTTGCCTAACCGTCACCAACTCTCTCCGTCTCCAAAACCACTCTCTGCTTGGATAGACGCAGCTCCCTCTGCTGGACAATCGCCCTCCAATTATCGATCTGCACTCCCTTCTCTCCGCTGTACTGCTGCTGGTGGAG GAAGTGAGTTGCAGCCGCTACAAAATCAGGGAATGGCCGCTCAAGACGAGAAAGATCCTCGAATAGCGAGGATTTCCTCTTCAATCAGGATCATCCCTGACTTCCCCAAAAAAG GGATTTTGTTTCAGGATATAACTACGTTGCTTCTGGATACTAAGGCGTTCAAGGACACGATAGATTTGTTCGTTGACAGATACAAAGGGAAAAACATCTCCGTCGTTGCAG GTATTGAAGCAAGGGGTTTTATATTTGGCCCTCCGATTGCATTGGCAATTGGTGCAAAATTTGTGCCCTTGAGGAAACCTAAGAAGTTGCCTG GGGAGGTTATTTCAGAGGAGTACTCATTGGAATATGGAAAAGATGTAATCGAGATGCATGTAGGTGCTGTACAAGCAGGAGAACGGGCATTGGTAATAGATGATCTCATTGCAACTGGAGGGACATTATGTGCAGCAATCAGGCTACTTG AGCGTGTTGGGGTACATGTTGTCGAATgtgcttgtgtcattgaattgccAGAGCTGAAG GGCAGGGAACGGTTAGAAGACAAACCACTGTTTGTTCTCATAAGCGGTTAG
- the LOC110639979 gene encoding adenine phosphoribosyltransferase 3 isoform X2, with amino-acid sequence MLQSLLLRASNSISLPLPNRHQLSPSPKPLSAWIDAAPSAGQSPSNYRSALPSLRCTAAGGGGNELQPLQNQGMAAQDEKDPRIARISSSIRIIPDFPKKGILFQDITTLLLDTKAFKDTIDLFVDRYKGKNISVVAGIEARGFIFGPPIALAIGAKFVPLRKPKKLPGEVISEEYSLEYGKDVIEMHVGAVQAGERALVIDDLIATGGTLCAAIRLLERVGVHVVECACVIELPELKGRERLEDKPLFVLISG; translated from the exons ATGCTACAGAGTCTGCTTCTCCGTGCTTCTAATTCTATCTCGCTACCGTTGCCTAACCGTCACCAACTCTCTCCGTCTCCAAAACCACTCTCTGCTTGGATAGACGCAGCTCCCTCTGCTGGACAATCGCCCTCCAATTATCGATCTGCACTCCCTTCTCTCCGCTGTACTGCTGCTGGTGGAGGTGGCAA TGAGTTGCAGCCGCTACAAAATCAGGGAATGGCCGCTCAAGACGAGAAAGATCCTCGAATAGCGAGGATTTCCTCTTCAATCAGGATCATCCCTGACTTCCCCAAAAAAG GGATTTTGTTTCAGGATATAACTACGTTGCTTCTGGATACTAAGGCGTTCAAGGACACGATAGATTTGTTCGTTGACAGATACAAAGGGAAAAACATCTCCGTCGTTGCAG GTATTGAAGCAAGGGGTTTTATATTTGGCCCTCCGATTGCATTGGCAATTGGTGCAAAATTTGTGCCCTTGAGGAAACCTAAGAAGTTGCCTG GGGAGGTTATTTCAGAGGAGTACTCATTGGAATATGGAAAAGATGTAATCGAGATGCATGTAGGTGCTGTACAAGCAGGAGAACGGGCATTGGTAATAGATGATCTCATTGCAACTGGAGGGACATTATGTGCAGCAATCAGGCTACTTG AGCGTGTTGGGGTACATGTTGTCGAATgtgcttgtgtcattgaattgccAGAGCTGAAG GGCAGGGAACGGTTAGAAGACAAACCACTGTTTGTTCTCATAAGCGGTTAG